A stretch of bacterium DNA encodes these proteins:
- a CDS encoding type II toxin-antitoxin system HicB family antitoxin: MKVQLTAVFQKVPEGYIAFVEEIPGANTQGATLEEARENLLDAVRLLLECYRDEAEKRLENTEVIREPLQLTA; the protein is encoded by the coding sequence ATGAAAGTGCAGCTGACCGCCGTTTTCCAGAAAGTGCCGGAAGGCTACATAGCCTTCGTGGAAGAGATTCCCGGCGCGAACACCCAAGGCGCAACCCTCGAAGAAGCCAGGGAGAATCTTCTAGACGCGGTTCGGTTGTTGCTGGAATGCTACCGGGACGAAGCAGAAAAACGATTGGAGAATACCGAAGTTATACGGGAACCCTTGCAACTGACGGCATGA
- a CDS encoding epoxyqueuosine reductase QueH — translation MDVLIHICCGVCILEPLRELRGEGHDVLGVWINPNIEPTREHDRRLDALGTVVRVEGFSLVRLGAPDYSPPAAEPSDERCGYCYRLRLLPTARLAAESGAAFTTTLLFSRYQRHDLIKSVAEKVAAETGARFLYRDWRPLFARGQSRARRLGIYRQRYCGCRPSLDARLKE, via the coding sequence ATGGACGTTCTCATCCACATCTGCTGCGGCGTCTGCATCCTGGAGCCGCTCCGCGAACTGCGCGGCGAGGGGCACGACGTGCTCGGCGTGTGGATCAATCCGAACATCGAGCCGACTCGGGAGCACGACCGCCGCCTGGACGCCCTGGGCACCGTCGTCCGGGTCGAGGGGTTTTCCCTGGTGCGCCTGGGCGCGCCGGACTATTCGCCCCCCGCGGCCGAGCCCTCCGACGAGCGCTGCGGCTACTGCTACCGCCTGCGCCTCCTTCCGACGGCCCGTCTCGCCGCCGAGTCCGGCGCCGCCTTCACCACCACCCTCCTCTTCTCCCGCTATCAGCGCCACGACTTGATAAAGAGCGTCGCCGAAAAGGTGGCCGCCGAGACCGGGGCCCGGTTCCTCTACCGCGACTGGCGGCCGCTCTTCGCCCGGGGCCAGAGCCGGGCCCGGCGGCTCGGCATCTACCGACAGCGCTACTGCGGCTGCCGGCCCAGCCTCGACGCCCGCCTCAAAGAGTAG
- a CDS encoding aspartyl protease family protein yields the protein MRRIVTLVFVLVLVMAANAGEAEDALARHRESIGVDARWESLETIRYSGTIASGGMEGVSDILVVLPPEKPAVNADGTCDAGDFIRGIYYRSEVTLGPLHELVLITPEGGWIAASNGEVRELAGVELADYTASLVMDALLYCHPDPSLFSVTWAGVEEVDGAPCDVLDYGPVEGGLPFHPRRYFLDSGDGSLRRITSELDGVVHVTTCSDIRDFSGLRLPSRFHTTLTGLPLVIDQTLEEVAFNEPVDPTLFLPPVAERLVFPEGVDRVRVAVEFTGDAIFVPTLVNGEPVWMILDSGATMSALSTPVAEELGIVPVGTGAGVGTGGLGEVGILEAESLTIGGLTFEEPTLATADLSGFGRHFGREWGGILGYELFARTVVEIDYAQSALTIYDPETYRPPEPEPGVTEILPLRLDEGISAVEAELDGVRGYFALDLGNLNYTTVYRPAVEEYGLEERYPDWRPQLVSGFGGANFHRLVKSGELRLGSVSVPEPLVVLSGETEGALARTREMGNIGQDVFRRFRRVTLDYPDGRLILEVGPDGLGEGVPTNRLGFTAAGGEVIVVWENSPAERAGLLAGDVILALDGAPLVIFSAIDLIEWSAAEPGTERTLAVLRDGETLDIHLTTEDLW from the coding sequence ATGCGCCGGATCGTAACGCTGGTCTTTGTCCTCGTTCTCGTCATGGCCGCAAACGCCGGAGAGGCCGAGGACGCCCTTGCCCGGCACCGCGAATCCATCGGTGTGGACGCCCGCTGGGAATCGCTCGAAACCATCCGCTACTCGGGGACCATCGCCTCGGGCGGGATGGAGGGCGTGAGCGACATCCTGGTGGTCCTGCCGCCGGAGAAGCCCGCGGTGAACGCCGACGGGACCTGCGACGCCGGGGACTTCATCCGGGGGATTTACTACCGCAGCGAGGTCACCCTCGGGCCGCTCCACGAGCTGGTGCTCATCACTCCCGAGGGGGGCTGGATCGCCGCGTCCAACGGCGAGGTCCGGGAGCTGGCCGGCGTAGAGCTCGCGGACTATACCGCCTCCCTCGTCATGGACGCCCTCCTCTACTGCCACCCCGACCCGAGCCTTTTTTCCGTGACCTGGGCCGGCGTGGAGGAGGTGGACGGCGCGCCCTGCGACGTGCTGGACTACGGCCCCGTGGAGGGCGGGTTACCCTTCCACCCCCGGCGCTATTTCCTGGACTCCGGCGACGGCTCCCTGCGCCGCATCACCTCCGAGCTGGACGGAGTCGTCCACGTCACGACCTGCTCGGATATTCGCGATTTCTCCGGCCTCCGGTTGCCCAGCCGCTTCCACACCACCCTCACCGGGCTGCCCCTCGTCATTGACCAGACGCTGGAGGAGGTGGCCTTCAACGAGCCGGTGGACCCGACCCTCTTCCTCCCGCCGGTGGCGGAGCGCCTGGTGTTCCCGGAGGGTGTGGACCGGGTCCGGGTAGCCGTGGAGTTCACCGGCGACGCCATTTTCGTCCCGACCCTGGTGAACGGTGAGCCGGTGTGGATGATTCTGGACAGCGGGGCCACGATGAGCGCGCTTTCCACGCCGGTGGCCGAGGAACTGGGCATCGTCCCGGTCGGCACCGGGGCGGGGGTCGGGACCGGCGGCCTGGGCGAGGTCGGCATCCTCGAGGCCGAGAGCCTGACCATCGGCGGCCTGACCTTCGAGGAGCCGACCCTGGCGACGGCGGACCTCTCCGGGTTCGGCCGGCACTTCGGCCGGGAATGGGGCGGCATCCTGGGCTACGAGCTCTTCGCCCGGACCGTGGTCGAGATAGACTACGCCCAGTCCGCGCTCACCATCTACGACCCCGAAACCTACCGGCCGCCGGAGCCCGAGCCCGGCGTCACCGAGATTCTGCCGCTCCGGCTGGACGAGGGCATATCCGCGGTGGAGGCGGAGCTCGACGGCGTCCGGGGCTACTTCGCCCTCGACCTGGGGAACCTGAACTACACCACGGTGTACCGCCCGGCGGTGGAGGAGTACGGCCTCGAGGAGCGCTACCCGGACTGGCGGCCGCAGTTGGTGAGCGGATTCGGCGGGGCGAACTTCCACCGGCTGGTGAAGTCGGGCGAGCTGCGTCTGGGGTCGGTGAGCGTCCCCGAGCCGCTGGTGGTGCTGTCCGGCGAGACGGAAGGGGCGCTGGCCCGCACCCGGGAGATGGGGAACATCGGGCAGGACGTTTTTCGGCGCTTCCGGCGGGTGACGCTGGACTACCCCGACGGGCGGCTGATTCTCGAGGTGGGCCCCGACGGTCTCGGGGAAGGCGTTCCCACCAACCGCCTCGGCTTCACCGCGGCGGGGGGCGAGGTTATCGTCGTCTGGGAAAATTCCCCGGCGGAGCGGGCGGGGCTCCTCGCGGGCGACGTCATCCTGGCCCTCGACGGTGCGCCCTTAGTAATCTTCAGCGCCATTGATCTCATCGAGTGGTCCGCGGCCGAGCCGGGCACGGAGAGAACCCTGGCCGTCCTGCGCGACGGAGAAACGCTCGACATCCACCTGACGACCGAGGACCTCTGGTGA
- a CDS encoding retropepsin-like aspartic protease, whose translation MTRKKFRRKALLFPLVLAVASAWLSGCEGTGDAGARWDVHQRLVLGRGELPRAGSLIFTTTALGYLTESELRYRLAEDGTLGGFRTIPLSGPDQGQVVWTPDGGWEKTTGGAVRRLSPRENEEAAINALFLSGAYLALTPSFGPEGEVILNWYGARLRLTLEPDGRLSGTEVSYDERIWYAGFGEPDDGVPHLSRTVSVNPADSPAYELDRGAFRELDPGEVDLTPPEPSGLVYDYDAERTIPLRLAGGMLLAPVTVGGLELELAVDSGAAISYLRPDVAEKLGLVPVGESLVVSLGNDATGHGVAVVDGLVIGPVTLEGQAVVIGEPSLLLSLVAPFDGLIGYDLLGQVPARLDVESGTLELLPPDAEPAVPPGAVVVPIHLPGRLPQLPGELEGAGGLSFILDSGSPLELLVLPRSSGWLMDLSGAPPGDYTFMSLAGLGGIMGALLREADYYLVGARAAEGERPSFWRVDGPRVTYALGEAGGPLSSMDADALLGLPFLVRFAAVTFDYPRERLILEPRAEAGLAE comes from the coding sequence ATGACGCGAAAGAAGTTCCGACGGAAGGCCCTTTTATTCCCGCTCGTCCTGGCGGTCGCGTCGGCGTGGCTTTCGGGGTGCGAGGGAACCGGCGACGCCGGAGCCCGGTGGGACGTCCACCAGCGGCTCGTCCTGGGGCGGGGGGAGCTTCCCCGCGCCGGGAGCCTCATCTTCACCACGACCGCCCTGGGATACCTCACCGAGTCGGAGCTCCGGTACCGCCTCGCGGAGGACGGCACTCTGGGGGGTTTCCGCACCATCCCGCTCAGCGGCCCGGACCAGGGGCAGGTCGTCTGGACGCCGGACGGGGGATGGGAGAAGACCACGGGTGGCGCCGTCCGCCGTCTCTCCCCCCGCGAGAACGAGGAGGCGGCGATAAACGCCCTCTTCCTGAGCGGGGCTTACCTCGCGCTCACTCCCTCCTTCGGACCGGAGGGCGAGGTGATTCTGAACTGGTACGGGGCGCGGCTCAGGCTCACCCTGGAGCCCGACGGGCGCCTGTCCGGGACCGAGGTGTCCTACGACGAACGCATCTGGTACGCGGGTTTCGGCGAGCCGGACGACGGTGTGCCGCACCTCTCCCGCACCGTCTCCGTGAACCCCGCCGATTCCCCCGCCTACGAGCTCGACCGGGGGGCGTTCCGGGAGCTGGACCCCGGTGAGGTTGACCTGACCCCGCCCGAGCCCTCGGGCCTGGTCTATGACTATGACGCGGAGCGCACCATTCCTCTGCGCCTGGCGGGCGGCATGCTCCTGGCGCCGGTGACCGTGGGCGGCCTCGAGCTGGAGCTCGCGGTGGATTCCGGCGCGGCGATAAGCTACCTCCGGCCCGACGTCGCTGAAAAACTCGGGCTCGTTCCCGTCGGCGAGAGCCTGGTCGTCTCCCTGGGCAACGACGCCACGGGGCACGGCGTGGCCGTGGTGGACGGGCTCGTAATCGGGCCGGTGACCCTCGAGGGGCAGGCGGTGGTCATCGGAGAGCCGTCGCTTCTGTTGAGCCTCGTCGCCCCCTTCGACGGCCTCATCGGCTACGACCTTCTGGGACAGGTTCCGGCGCGGCTGGACGTGGAGTCCGGCACCCTGGAGCTCCTGCCGCCGGATGCGGAGCCCGCGGTCCCGCCGGGGGCGGTGGTGGTCCCGATACACCTGCCGGGGCGGCTGCCGCAGCTCCCGGGCGAGCTGGAGGGGGCGGGCGGCCTTTCCTTCATCCTGGATTCGGGGTCGCCCCTGGAGCTTCTGGTCCTGCCCCGCAGCTCGGGTTGGTTGATGGACCTCTCGGGGGCGCCGCCCGGGGATTACACATTCATGAGCCTGGCGGGGCTGGGTGGGATTATGGGGGCGCTGCTGCGGGAGGCGGATTACTACCTCGTCGGCGCTCGAGCGGCGGAGGGAGAGCGCCCCTCGTTCTGGCGGGTGGACGGCCCCCGGGTGACCTACGCCCTGGGCGAGGCCGGGGGGCCGCTGTCCTCCATGGACGCCGACGCGCTGCTGGGGCTGCCCTTTCTCGTTCGCTTCGCCGCCGTGACCTTCGATTACCCCCGGGAGCGGTTGATTCTGGAGCCGCGGGCGGAGGCGGGTCTGGCCGAATAG
- a CDS encoding ImmA/IrrE family metallo-endopeptidase, which produces MSFQIICPFIRKEELWERAEHIRTTYRENESLPIDSDLICEKSGMHIVPTTDMPEIFDCCIILNRNELCVNWKRYMDDRNENRLRFTFAHELGHFVLHRSILEELSLQTIDDYLEFLDAEQDEAYLRFEFQANEFAGRLLVPRDLLKERLDKLISSIPSDQRPLVADNIEYFKELASKKICGEFGVSPMVIAIRLEREGLWPPRL; this is translated from the coding sequence ATGAGCTTTCAAATCATCTGTCCCTTTATCAGAAAGGAAGAGCTTTGGGAGAGGGCTGAACATATTCGAACCACATACCGGGAGAACGAGAGCTTACCAATTGACAGTGATCTGATATGCGAAAAATCCGGTATGCACATTGTACCAACAACGGATATGCCCGAGATTTTCGATTGCTGTATCATCTTAAACAGAAACGAGTTATGTGTTAATTGGAAAAGGTATATGGATGACCGCAACGAAAACCGTCTTCGTTTCACTTTCGCTCATGAATTAGGACACTTCGTCCTTCACCGGAGCATTCTTGAAGAGCTAAGTCTGCAAACGATAGATGATTATCTGGAATTCTTGGATGCAGAGCAAGATGAAGCGTATTTACGTTTTGAGTTTCAAGCCAATGAATTTGCAGGGCGTTTGTTAGTGCCTAGAGACTTACTTAAAGAAAGATTAGACAAGTTAATAAGTTCCATTCCGTCAGATCAACGACCTCTTGTCGCCGATAATATCGAATACTTTAAAGAACTGGCTAGCAAGAAAATTTGCGGCGAGTTCGGTGTTTCCCCAATGGTTATAGCAATCAGGCTTGAACGTGAAGGGTTGTGGCCTCCCAGGTTGTAG
- a CDS encoding helix-turn-helix transcriptional regulator, with product MFGDYVKAQRLALDLSLRRFCQKLELDPSNWSKVERGILPPPKDEVFLERVAGLLQIEVGSPKWQELSDLAHVDRGEIPEYVMQDKDLVGLLPAFFRTIDNVKPTKQEVIQLLESIKEAHK from the coding sequence ATGTTCGGTGACTATGTAAAAGCACAAAGATTGGCGTTGGATCTGAGTCTACGCCGATTTTGCCAAAAGCTGGAACTGGATCCCAGCAACTGGAGCAAAGTCGAACGCGGGATTCTTCCGCCGCCCAAGGATGAGGTATTCCTGGAGCGGGTAGCAGGTTTGTTGCAGATAGAAGTTGGTTCACCAAAATGGCAAGAACTCTCTGATCTAGCTCATGTTGACCGGGGAGAGATTCCCGAGTATGTGATGCAGGATAAGGATCTCGTCGGGTTGCTCCCCGCCTTTTTCCGGACCATTGACAACGTAAAACCCACCAAACAAGAGGTAATTCAACTGCTGGAAAGCATAAAGGAGGCACATAAATGA